Below is a window of Culturomica massiliensis DNA.
TATGACGGCGGTCGCATGCCGGAAGAGAAAGCCGGACGCTTCTTCGACGAGGTAAAGCGCCTTTTCACGGAAACAGGGTTCAGCATCAAGGAAAACAAATACAAAGACGGTTGTCCCGAGGTGTATCTCGGAAAGACATGCCTGTACTGTCATCCCCAATCGTTATCGGGCCCTGTTCTTAAAGAGCACATGGAGCTTATCGAGAAGATTCTGGCACAAGGAACGACCTTCCGGTACCTACGTACTGACACTTACGGCGAGATTCTCGACCTGACGGAGGAGGAAGAACTCGCGTATTACCACAAGACTCATGACATGACTATCGGGGGTGTCTTTCTCGACGCCTTCCGCACCAAGCGCCGGAACCTGTACAAGAGCCGGGAGCAGGTGCTGGAAATACTCGTCGAAAAGCTGCGTGTCAAGACACTCCGTGGGAAGTCCGTTTATTCGAACACCTCCCCGGCATACCGTTATATCAGGGAAATGTACGGGAAAATGGTGTCTGAAGGACGGCTCGTCGAGGGATGCAAGCAAACCGCTTCCGGGAAACTGCCGCTCTGCCGCACGGCAACCGGCAGGGAACTGAAAATGAAAAGACGGGAAGACGACAGGACGGAATGACACGCGGTTCCGTACCGGACATGGCCGGATACCAGTCCGAAGACTTCTGTAAATCATAATTTTCAAGCCGGACTGTCAATCGAAAGAAGGACGACCCGGCTATACTTCAACAACAAGAGATAGCACTATTATGAGCATACAAATCGGAAAACTGTTGCCGGACGGCAGTGTCCGGCACATCAAGGCGCTCCATGAGACGCTTTCAAAAGACCTTGTGAGGAAACTCCGGGTGTTCTATCCCAATGACAGACGGGTAGATGCCCTGCTGTCGCTGGGCGACATACAAAAACTGGGACCGTCACCCTATGGAAAATGGACAGGAACCGGCGATACCGTCCACTGTTTTTCAAAGATCCGTGACGGACGGGAAACACCGCGGCAATCCGCATCACGCATCGCGGACAACGCAGACATTTTCGGCCGCATGGAGGACACGTGCCTCCTGTTCGATAACGGCAGATGGCGTGTCATGGACAAGGGAGAATACTGTGAACAGCCGCTCTTCGTCGAAGATACGCCCTCCCATGACAGCATGAAACCGATCACGGTATATGTGAACAACCATGTCCGACTCGAAAAGATAAATACACCGCAGCACTGGCAGGGACTTGAGGAACTCGCCGAACGGGAATCCAGGATACTCTATGTCTACCGGGGGTGCCGCCTTGTGAGAATCGTCCGTTCGTCCAACCTTAAAAAGAAACTGTATGCGGCACAATAACATCGTATCGGCCATAGAATGGCTGCCGGAACACCTGTTCACGGAAGAGATCGTGGAAGCAGCCGTCGAAAGCAAGGAAATAGAGGTGCTGAGCCATATTCCGGGACGTTTCCTCACACCCGGACGTATAGAACGAATCATCGCGGGCAGCACGGAGAGCTGGCACAGCTTCGAGCTGCGCAATATTCCGGAGGCGTACCGTTCGGGAGCAGTCTGTGACTACGCCATGCGCAAAAAACCGAAGAATATCACGGCCGTTCCCGAAGCAATGGTTACCCGAGAAATGGCAGAAGCGGTCATCCGAAACGGACGCGGGGATTTCGACATTCTCGCCTTCATACCTGAACGCCTTTGGGATGCGCAACTGGCATACCTGGCCTTGCGCAGCTATATTTACGACCCGTATTACACGGACAGCAGGACAGACGCCGTCATGAAAACGGGGCTTATCCTCGGATATGTCCCCGTTGAGGTAAAGACTCAAGAGTTCTATTACGGGATGCTCGACGGGATGAAAATATTGAGCACGGTTACCGATGCCGTCGTGCCGTCCCGTTTCAAGACTGCGGCATACTACCGCAAGATGGCGGAACATGACCTCTCGCTTGTTCCCGCCCGGTTCTATTCCTATGAGATTCTCCATGCGGCTGTCTGTTCGACCGAAGGAAAAAACTTCATCACAGACCCCCAGTTTTTCAAGCCGTTGTCGGTATATCTGGACGACATGCTGGCGGACCGGCTGATGGAGAAACACCCTTACATGTTCGGGGAGTTGCCGAAGCGGTTCAAGACACCGGAAAGACTGGTCATTGCCATCGATAACAGCAAACGGGAGACGAACTGCTATATCGACGAGGAAACTGAACAATCCCTGCTCACGGTGGAAGTGTGCAAGGCATTCATCCGAAGAAACGGCAACTGTCCCGAATTTCCTGAAAATGTATGGACGCGGGAATTTGTCGACTACTGCATGGAGCACGGGACGAGTTTCCGCTGGTTCCGCCAGATGCCCAAAAAGTTCCAGAGCTCCGCGAACACGCAGGCGGCGTATGATTACGGTCATTACCATATCTGTGACTTTGCCAAACGGTTCATCACTCCGCAAATGGCGAAGGAGTGCTACCAGGAGCGCAGTTATGCACATGCCATCCCCGGACATTTCCTCACGGAGTTCTGCCGACAGACCGGACTGCCCGAGAAGTTCTACGGCGGGGAAACCACGATGCTGTCGCTGAAAAACAGCCGTGACGACTATACTTACTGCAAAGTCGGCAATACCTGTCTGGCCTTTTACCTGAAAGAACAATACGAGCCGTCCTCGGCACATCTGATGATGACGCGGTCGGATTCAAAATACTGCACGCCGGAGAAGGTGTTCGACGTGCCTGTCGGAACCTTCCACCGCACGTGGCTGGAAAAGATCGTGGCGGAAAACGACCCCCGCTTTGTCAAACCCCGTGTGGACAAAGCGTTGAAAGCCGTACAGGCGGTCTGCTATTACGGTGTCGAGAAGTTGAAGGACCTGAACCGTACGGAAATCTTCCGCAACACCTTCATGGGTGAGACCATCGGTTACTGCGCCCGCCGCAGGGACCTGACCTACCACAGCGACAACTGCGGGACCCTTATCGAGGGCTTGAAGTTCAAGATCCGGGGAATGGCTGTCCCCGTAACCTTGGCGGAAGACATGACTCCTTATACGGCCGACATGCTGCACCGGAAGTTCGGCTTCTGCTATATCGGAATGACGGCATTCGCCACGGACTACGGCCTGGACATGGAGAAGGCATACACCTTTGCACAGATGCGCCAGATCGTAAGGGAGAAAGGGCACAAGCCGTCATTGAGAAACTACAAACGTGAACTGAAACAAATAAACATCATACAATGAAAAAATACCGGATAGCTATCGAAGAGACGCTCCGTAAGGTCGTGGAGATCGAGGCAGAAACGCCCGGTCTGGCCGTCTGCAGGGCGGAAGACGAATACAATGAAGAGAAACACGTGCTGTCAGCCGACAATTTCGCAGGAGCTGACATCGCGCTCTCGACTGATGACAGCACGGTCATGGAGACTCTGGAAGACGTGGATTTCATCGGATACGTGCAACGCCGTTTCGAGGAATGCCGGGAGTCCATATCCGTCGAAGACAAAGTCCGGCTGGCATTCGGAAGTTTCGACAACGCCCTGTATGAGTTCGGCGAATACCGTAAGGAGGCGGCTCGGAACCGCCCGCAGGTCTACCTGCTGTACCGGAGCGATGCCTGGCACAACCGTTCTTCCATGGAGCTCATAGCCCCGTTCTCCTCCCTCGAAAACATGATGGAGTACCTGCGGCGTAAGAAGAAGGAATTCCGCCTGACGGAAAGTGATCTGGAAGAGTTCAAGAACAACCGGCAGACGAAGGGGCGCGACGAAAACTACCTGTACGAGTCGGATTATTTGGATGTGCTGCCGGAACAGGAACCCGAACTGCCGCCGAAAGATGACGCTTTCTATGACAAGGTTTTCACCTGCGGGCAATCCGAGCTGTCACGCAGGGAGTTGGAATCTCTGCCGGAGCCGTTCGATACCTACCATGTTACGGACGAAGAAATGGAACAGATTGTGTACGAAACGGAAATGGAGACACGGGACCGGCTGCGGCTCGGTAAAAGAAAGCCCATAGATTTTGACAATGACCGCCATAGTGAAATCTGGTGGGAAGAAATGGAAAAAGCAGTGGTAAGGCACGGCGTACCGTACTACGAGGCCGAATAACGAAAATAGAACCTGTTCATCACATGCCATAATGATGACGGGCCGTCGCGGCTACGGCTGCGGCGGTCTTTTTTTTCAAAACGAGGTGAGTATTCCACCCCTTATACAAAACGATTACCTACTCTTAAAAAAACGGATTTATGAAACAGACAAGACAGGATTTCTTCACGGCGAACGGGGAAGGAATCAAAATCATGACATTTACGGAGTTCGCCCGGCATATCCTGCGTATGGAATGCGGGGAAAGTCTGGAACTGTATGCCGTTGTGAACCGGCAGACACGGGAATGCTCCCGGCCGCTCTCTGTCAGAAAGGAACAATGGAACGGTACGCCCTTTTACCTGCTCGGCGGGCACGGGCAGGAAGTCCGTACCATCAATTTTGCGGGTCGTCCGAAAGAGGAGTTTGAAACGACCTGCCATGATGTCTTGGACAGCTACGATGCCGTGGAAAGTATCGGGGCGGTCGTGTCAAGACTGCGTGAATTATCTCCTGAAGAACTGCATAAGCGGATTGCGGAAGAGATGAAGACCGGCTGTAAATACCTGTTGGTCTACCGCAGCGAGGAGGAGATGACGGCCGCACTCGACGGCAAGATATACGCCATCAGCGATACGGACGGCAAATTCCTTTGCGACCTGTATCAGCCGGATTATCTCCATCTGGAAAACGGGGGCGATATTGTGGACACCGCATCCATTCCGGACATGCATTTCCATTCCGATTGGGCAATCGCCAACCCCACGGTACGCGACAAGGTGCTCTCCTCCCGGATGGTGATTATATATACCCACGAAACGGTAACGCTATGATAGAGATTGGCAACAGGATAGAAACGCCGGAAGGTGTGTTCTATGAACTGGAATACGGAGGGGAAGGAAACATCTACAAGAACGAGGATGCCTTTCTCAACCGCCCCGATGAAGTGTGCTATGTACCTGAATACGCGGCAGAAGACCGTGAGGACTGGCGTGTGTCGGAGAGCAGTGACGGCTGTTTCACGCATAACTCACTGCTCGCCCTGTGCAAGGGTAATGAAGAGGTGTGCCAGGATCTGTTTTACAGCCTTGAATGGACGTACCCGACCACCTTGCTGGAAGAATGGGACTCGAACGGCTATTTCGATGAGATCGAGGGCTGGTATGACAGTAACGATTAAATGGAACGGCATATCATGGACAGGAAATACAAAATCACATACTCGGGAAAAATCACGGGCAAGACCCCGAACTACATATTGAGCCTGCGGGCGCATCTGAAAGGCATCTTCCCTGAAATGGAACGGTATGGTAAGGAAGAATTCGACCACGTGCTTCATTGCATCAGCTCGTTCATTGATGATTTTACCTTCAAGGTACGCAATTCCCGATACCGGGGAGACATCCTGAAAAGGACTATCAGTAACGACTGCCTGAAAGTGTTCAACCTGGGTGACGAGAAAGTGATACTGACCGTCTCCTTCACCCCGCTGGAAACATGAAACCAACAATATGACAGATATGGATAAAATACAGAAAGACAATGCGGAGCCGGGCAAAGCCCCGGACAAAATGAGCGCCGACAAGCTGCATCTGTTCGCCACCCAGTACGCCTTTATCGACGGACGGCTGCACGAGGCCGAGCAAGCCATGCTGAAATTCATGCTGGAGTTCCTGGCACAATATGGCCGCGTATCACTCGGCCTTACAGAAGAGGAGGAACTCGATGACAACAACTTCCCCGTCACGACAACCTTGTACGGGAAGCACGACACGCCCCGTATCAAGCTTACCGATGTCTACCTGACGGATGACGGGGAATATCTCCTTGCTGACGGAATAGATGCGGAGACCGGGGAAAAACGGGACGGATTCTATATCTACAGCGAACAATACGCCGATATCTTCCAGTTCGTCGGCCACGCTTCGGAGATGAACTGACGAATGAGGAACAACCATAAAACGAAATATCAATGGACTGTATCAAAGATTTACAAGACGCCATCCGCAACATTCTCGTGAACAACGGCCTTACGGAACTCTGTCTGGGAGAGCCTGACGAACTGGACGATCCCACCTATATCATCTGGTATGACAGGCACTGTGAGCCTCACGAAGACCCGGTATTGAAGGTTTACCTTGAAAATGAGGGCATTGCCGTTGAGGTCGAAGCCCGCAGTTTCGGGAACACGATAACCGTCTACGATTATGACATAGACCGTATTGAATGGTGGAAAGGCATTCATGCCAATATTCTGGAAGTGCTGGAGCGTGACGGCAAGCGCCGGTGTCCGGCCTGTGGCAGGACGGTCAAGGGGAAGCAGCGGTATTGCGGTGCCGGATGCCGTGATTTCATGACTCCCGGACCGACAGTGGAGCAGGTCGCGGAAAAAGCCAACCGGAATATCCGCAAACTGGCAAGCCTTGCCGCCGGAAAAGACAAGGCGTACCGGAAGCGGCTGATAGAGAAATATACCGTCGGTCCGTCATAAGCCGGCTTTGTTACACTAAAAAATGTATGATATTATGGCAACAAGAACCATTTACCTGACCGTACGGCTCGATATCGACAACCCGAAGGCTGATGAAATAACGGACGAAGAGGTTGACGAAATTATCAGCGAAGTGGACTATGAATTCAAAAATTACGGGGACTATGAAATCGACACGGAAATCTGCGGGAAAAATGACGAAGGTGGTCTTTAGACGCTATCCCGACGGACAGGTCATCGCCCTGTTCCCGGACATACCGTGGAGCGGACGGCGGGGTGAAATAACCTCCTACATGCATGTCGGCCAGCATGGCGCAGCCGACTATGCGGGCGTGATCGCCATGACACGGCCAGCCCATGAAAAGGAGTACCGCAACCCGCTTTCCGAACTGAGAGCCATCGGTTACGATGACCTACACATCATGCGGCGTGCAAGACCGAAATTCATAAACAGCTAAAAACAAATCTTATGTCTCATAAACCGAATGCCGTTCCTGTCTTGCAGGAGGGAACGGTCTATACAATTATACTTGACAACGGACGAAAGGTCCACGACGTAATCTATCATGCCTGTGTCGCCTCCGGCAAGTCGTATTTCGCCAAAGGCGATAAGACCTATCCCGCCGAAAAGGTGCGGAACCATTCAATCACCGGACATGCCGCATCGGACGGCTCTAGAAGGAACGGCACACCCAATCCCGACCGCTTCGCCATCACGGATGAAGTGTGCGAGGTCGTTGATGTAGTTACCACGCCGGAAACCAATCCGGAAATGTTCCGGTGTCGTGTCAAATGCCTGATGTATTCAGGCCTGTCACAAGCCGAGGCTGAGAAAGTCATCGCTTCAACGCCACTAAAGCTGGAACTCTTCTACGACGTAGGCCGTGGCAGTTTCGCTATTGACGCCGAGGCAGTTGGCAACACACCGCTGTATAATCCTTACACGGGAAAGGAAATCCCGGATGAAACCTAAGCCGAACTACATCGAATATGAGAGAACTATATATCAAGAATCTCTGCATCGAGATTACCCGACGTTGCAACATGCGCTGTACCCATTGCATGCGGGGAGATGCCGAATCCGTGGATATCCCTTTGAAACATATAAGCAACCTGCTGCGGCATGTCAGGCATATTCACCATTTCAACATCACGGGCGGCGAGCCGTCGCTTAACGTCCGGGCCATCCGCCATATCCTCGAACGGGTACGCGCCTACGGTATTACTGTCAATGACTTTTATATCGTAACCAACGGCTCTGCCACATCCCGTTCGGAGGAATTCATAGAAGCCTGCGCCGCACTGTACGAGTACCAGGAGGAAAAGGAACAGGACTCCGGCCACATGCTCGAAATGAGCGACGACCGCTTCCATGATCCGGCAGAGCATGCCGCCACGCTCGCGGCACTTTCCCCGTATCCCTTTTTCGGAGTCCGGGGACAGGCCGAGCGTATCTTCCTTTTCCGGGAAGGCCGCAGCACGGAGGGGTTTCCGAACCCTGTTCATGGGATTTATCTTACGGAGGAGAACTACGTTTACGGCGACCTCTGTCTCAATGCTGAAGGCATGGTTCTCTCCAACGGGGACCTGAGTTATGCCCGCCAACGGGAACATGCCCTGTGTCCCTGCGGGAAACTGATGCAATATCTCCGGATGACCTTGAAAAAGCGTCAAAAAGAAAGATTGTACGAATAAATACACAAATCAAAAAACTTATGTCAATCGTATGCAGTATCTGCGGCGGCACTGGAGTGAAATGTACCGCCGTCATCGACCCGAACACCAGACAGTTCCTCGAATTTACCCGCAACGCCTTGTCGGACGGCCGGTGCAGCCAGTGCGGCAACGTTGCCCTGACCGACCCTGACGAAGTAAAAGCCGGGCTGGACAAGCTTTGGACGGAATATACGGCGCGGCATCGTGCCGCCCCCAACTACACCTGCTGCGACATTGTCCGGCATGGTGATTACGACGGGTGTGAAAAGGCGTATATCCGCATCGGAGGCCCGTCAGACGTGGTCGAGAAGTATCCGGTCGTGGCCGTGTGCCGCGACCTCGAAGAGCTCAAATCACTTGCACTCCCTGACCCGACGCGAGAATTTACCCTCATGGGAATTCAAGGGTTCGAGTTCCACGACGTGTTGGAAAACAAGACCTACGAGATCGGGGTGGACGACCTGAAAATTCCCGTCACGACGAAAGAGGTGCTGGACTTTTACCCGGCGGAACATCGGCTGAAAGAAACGGACATCGAACAATATGCCGCGGCTTACACGGCCCGTATCAAGGCGTACAGGGAGTATACCCGTCAGCTCGACGCCACACTCGTGCGGCGGCTTCTCGACAAAGAGCGGCTGATGAAAGTCGGCGAGAGCGACGGTTTCCGCTTGAAACTCCATTTCGACTGGTTTGTCATTTTAAAGCGGGAGAACGAAAGGATGTACGCGCCTTTCAAATACGCTGTAAATGCTTATTGTCTGGATAATATCCAAACTTTCGACCGTCGTTATGTCACGCTCGAAGATGCCTTGCTCCACTGCCTGAACGGTTTCAACGAGAACGCGAACATTCCTAACCGTTACAAGTCCATCGGGCATTACCTGTCGGGGAAATCCTGACGACGGGCAGTGTATCGACGGGTTACCGGAGGCCACGGGTGCTTTCCCCTTGACCGGAATACCGTCGGAACAAGTAACAATGTAACCAAAGAATAAAAAATATGATGAATGATTATAAAATCAAGAACATTCTCGAATCCCTGAAAGAGGAGGTCGAGAACGGGAAGGTATCCCTGCGGGAAGCTGCTGTCGAACTTCATAAAGCCGGCTGGACGAATTTCATCGACATCGACGCCACGAGGAACCTACTGAAGACCCGGAATGTAACGGGGAACGGAAATGTCCCGGGAGTTTCCGACATGATGGGAAAATACCGCGAGATGAAAGCGGCGCACCCGGATGCCCTGTACATTTTCCGAAACGGGGAATCTTGTGAATTGTATGAGGATGATGCCATCGCCGCTTCCGGCATTTTGGGCATTGCCACCGCCGAACGCGTCGACGGGCAAGGGAAAGGCGTCAAGGAACTGCGGTTTTCTTTTCGTGACCTGGACGTGTATCTCCCCAAACTGATACGCGCCGGAAACCGGGTGGCTGTCTGCGAACCGAATCAAACCGGTTCGGGCAAACGAGTTTGATAACCATTAAATAACAAATATTCAAAACCCAAAGACACATGATAAAGATAACAACGATTTTCGGCGAGGACGCCGTACGGGAATATGAAGAGAACAATGAACTGCCTTCTGAAGAATGGCTGGCGGATAACGGGGGCGTCGTGGACGAGAAAGAGTTCGAGACTGAGGCGGAGTACAATGCCTACATCGCCGGGGTAAACGATGCCGACGGATGGAGTGATTATCATATCATACGCCACCGGTCGGAAGAGGCGGACACCTCGAGAGAGGAAAATCTCTGGCTACGTCTCGGAATTAGCGTCCGGGGCAGCCGGGAGGACATCGAAAGGATTCTAAACGGGGACACCGAAACCCTTCGGAAACTGCTCGATGCCGGACGTTATGGGATTGGCGGAGAGACCTATGTCCCTGGTTCGACCGTCGAGGGGTACAACGAGGACCACGACACGGAGTTCGAGGAGGAAGACGTGGAGTTCCATTTATAATAAAACCACACCATCTGCAATAATGATAACAGTAAAAGTTCTACTCGGTAAGGATACTGTAAGCATATACAGGAAAACCGGGGATATCTCGTCGGTGGAGAGCACGGCCGAATCCGGGGGATATGTGATAACCCGACATTTCGAGACCGAAGCTGAATACAAAGCCTACGCAATGGCTGTGGAAGACCTGGACGGACATGAAGACTGGCAGATGCTGACTCCTGC
It encodes the following:
- a CDS encoding radical SAM protein, coding for MRELYIKNLCIEITRRCNMRCTHCMRGDAESVDIPLKHISNLLRHVRHIHHFNITGGEPSLNVRAIRHILERVRAYGITVNDFYIVTNGSATSRSEEFIEACAALYEYQEEKEQDSGHMLEMSDDRFHDPAEHAATLAALSPYPFFGVRGQAERIFLFREGRSTEGFPNPVHGIYLTEENYVYGDLCLNAEGMVLSNGDLSYARQREHALCPCGKLMQYLRMTLKKRQKERLYE
- a CDS encoding DpnD/PcfM family protein — translated: MKKYRIAIEETLRKVVEIEAETPGLAVCRAEDEYNEEKHVLSADNFAGADIALSTDDSTVMETLEDVDFIGYVQRRFEECRESISVEDKVRLAFGSFDNALYEFGEYRKEAARNRPQVYLLYRSDAWHNRSSMELIAPFSSLENMMEYLRRKKKEFRLTESDLEEFKNNRQTKGRDENYLYESDYLDVLPEQEPELPPKDDAFYDKVFTCGQSELSRRELESLPEPFDTYHVTDEEMEQIVYETEMETRDRLRLGKRKPIDFDNDRHSEIWWEEMEKAVVRHGVPYYEAE